AGGGCCGGCCGCTTGAGGTTCTTGCCCTGGAGGCCCGAGTCACGTGCCTGCCGGAAGGCAGGGTTCCTGGCTGCAAGGCAGGGGAGCGACGCGAGAAGCCGTGCGACGAAGCCGTGAGGGACTCAACAGGGGCTCACACAGGCCAAGAGCGTCCCCTATCGCCGACGTGAGCAGGGGGTTGCGCCCCGGGCGAGAAAACGTCGCCGCCGACCCTTGCACGACGAGAGGTGGCGGTCATGGGGCTGATTCCTGGGTTTGTGCTCAAGGCCATGAGCGAGCGGCCGTTTCAGCTGGTCGACCTCTGTCGCAAGCTCCCGGATGGGTGGTGGACGTGGCAGCCACACCCCAGGGTGATGAGCATCCGCACCATCCTGACACACATGATGGCCGGCGAGGAGGCCTGGGTTTTAGGGGTGGTGCGGGGCGAGACACCGCCCAAACGCGACCCCGCCGCTTTTGCCTCCCCCGATGCTCTGGAGGCGGTCTGGCGGCCGGTTCGTGGCCGTACCGTCGAGTGGCTCGCGGGGCTGGACGGGTCTGCCCGCACGGAGATCCGGCGGGTCCGCGGCACCCCGCCCGAGGTGACGCTGGAGGCCATCGCCTGGCACCTCGTGACCCACGACTTTCATCACAAGGGACAGGTGTGCACGCGCCTCGCCATGCTTGGGGTCGAGGTGCCGGACCTCGACATCATTTGAGGTTTCAGGTGGGGCTTCAATCGCCTGCCCCAGGAGCAGGCAGCGGCGGCTGCTTGAGGCGGTGAGCGAGGGTTGCTCAATGAGCTGGCTTCGCTACGGCGACGGCGGTGGCGCCAGCATCGGGCCGGCCGGATCGAGACGCTGGCGCAGGCGGAGCGGTTCGTCCGCACGGTTCA
The genomic region above belongs to Bacillota bacterium and contains:
- a CDS encoding DinB family protein; this translates as MGLIPGFVLKAMSERPFQLVDLCRKLPDGWWTWQPHPRVMSIRTILTHMMAGEEAWVLGVVRGETPPKRDPAAFASPDALEAVWRPVRGRTVEWLAGLDGSARTEIRRVRGTPPEVTLEAIAWHLVTHDFHHKGQVCTRLAMLGVEVPDLDII